The nucleotide window GCGGATGTACGATTTGGGCATGAGGCAGCTGTTGCGTAAGGCTCAGGCCgaagcagctcctcggcagATCGTGTCGCTTAACACCCAGGGTAACCGAATCATTGTGGGCGACGTCCAGCATGGCATCACATATGTGGCATACAAGCCGGCATCCAACAAACTGATACCCTTTGTGGACGACACTGTTGCGCGCTGGACAACCACCATGACAATGGTTGACTACGAATCGGTGGCCGGTGGGGACAAATTTGGCAATATCTTCATCGTAAGGTGCCCTACCAAGGCCAGTGCGGAAGCGGACGAAGAGGACACAGGAGTCCACCTCCTGAATGCCAGAGGCTACCTCCACGGCACCGCCAATCGGCTCGATCTGATGTGCCACTTCTTCACTCAGGACATCCCGACAAGCCTTGCCAAGACTAGCCTCGTTGTTGGTGGACAGGACGTGCTGCTGTGGAGCGGGCTCATGGGCACGATCGGTGTCTTCATCCCACTTGTCAGTCGAGAGGATGCCGACTTTTTCCAGAGCCTCGAGCAGCACCTGCGCACCGATGACCCACCGTTGCTGGGACGAGACCACCTAATGTATAGGGGCTACTATGCGCCTGTGAAGGGTGTCATTGACGGCGATCTCTGCGAGAGATACAACCTGCTGCCCAACGacaagaagatgatgatTGCTGGAGAGCTCGATCGCTCCGTGCGAGAAATCGAGCGGAAGATATCCGTAATGCGCTTCCGTCCGCCACACCCCTAGAAAAATGCTGACAGAGCCAAACAGGATATCCgcacgcgggcggcgttcTAAAGACCCCAGTGTCTGAGGTCGGTCATCGGCATGTGTGCGAGCGATGTGTAAGAATTTGTGTATTGTTGTTACACGTCGAATCGATTACAACCCTCGGAATATGTACGGAGCAACAAACCCCTGAGCGACCAGGGAATGGCATCCAAGATATGGATGTTACGATTTCTCTGGAATCGAAGCATGTATGGAGACTGCTCAAGTCCCTCTCCGCCCCCACGCCATTAACAAGATGCAAAGGTGCGACACTCGGCTTACGGTCTTCGCCGAAAGGTGTCACAATTCTTGGCGACGTTCTTAGCCGAACCAACCTTACCCAACCGCTGCATGGGATGACTTTTTTCCCAtgcttcgtcgtcgaagaaGGCTTCGATGGAAGCCCCGAGATCATAGGCGGACTGTTCCAGATACAAGAGAGCGACGTCGTAGTCGGAGACCTTGCACGAGGTCATGAAGCGACGGATTTTACTCTTGCGAagctcttcgtcttcgccatCCACCGGTCGGGGAGAGAGGCTCACGCCTGCTCGATAATATTCGGCCGGTATCAGGACTGTCTTGCGACCGACAAGCAGGTGGTCGCTTGTTATGTTGTTGGTGcgacgcagcgcagccgccgggACATCGTATTTGAGGGACAGAGTCGCGATGCTGTCGTGCTCATGATCCAGGAAATGAAGCGTGTCTTGTGCGGCAGCCTCGCTTTTCTCAGGGTCTCCAGCGAGCGCTGTCTTCTCGTGCAACTCGGGTGTGCCTGAGGTAGCAGTGGGGgtgtacggcggcggcgcagaagaCGCCTCTGTTGTAGTAGCCCTAGTGGACGGGATGGAAGTGTATGATGGAGGGTCTTTCAGCCTctgtggcagcggcgagggcgcggttGACACTTGGCAATACGGGCAGTACCTTGCGAAACGAGGATTGTCCTGGCAGGCTTGTATCAGCGGAGCCTGACTGTCATGGCGACCGGGCGGGGTGAGGAGCGTACCTGAACGCATTTGCCACAGATGATTCTCCCACAGCACTCAACTCTCCGATCCTGCGGCAGAGCCTTGTTGGCTGCTGGGGAGAGGGTCTGAGGCAGTATAATGGCGCAGGTGCTGCAAGATTCCATGCTCAGCTAGACAACAAGAGTGAAAGTGAACAGGTGAATGGAAGcaagatgacgatgacgccgcctcgtcatTCTTCGTTTGTGATGGGGACACTGCGCCGTTGCGGCGCCTCGAAATGTCGGCCGGCGATATAGCCAATCACGTCATGGACTGCGAAGCGTAGGTAGTAGAGATGCCGGACACTGCCTCGCTAAGGTCACGCGCCACTTGGCCTGTGTGCTGAGGTGCCGGTTCTAGGGGCCGAATGTATTCGTAGCTGTCTGACTACCTGCCAGTGTGCCCTATTAGGCTTGTTTCAGGCCCCGGGGTGACAAGGCCCTGCATTTCGTCGGCTGCAAGGCACTGTGGTCTCCAACGGGCAGACCTGAGAACCTTGGGAACGGCCTTCAGTAGTTACTTCGCACGTCATATGCGGCCCCGTTCTTTTTTGCCGCGGaccgggcgcgcgcgcgtccaACCTCACCTCCGGACATCCACCTTCCGACAAGACAAAACTCCTACAaagccaaaaaaaaaaaaaaaaaaaaccccgACGCAGCGCACTCCTGGCCTCATATACCCCAAAAGACGACTTTCGACGATTGACAGTCCCTCTGCTACTGCTTCATTACCACACGTCCTCCGACTTACGCCATGAGCAAGCCGGGCCTGTCGTTCGGGCTCAATGTCCGCAACAAGAAGCCCGGCGCCCCAAAACCCGTGCCTGCGCGAAAGCCCATGTttgccggcgatgacgattccgacgacgacaacgcgaatagcgccgccgccgtacaaGAGCTCGGCGGGGATTTCAATCTCGGGTCCGCATCGGCGCACACCTCGAGGAAAAGCCACAAGCCGAGCAGCACACTACCTACGAACCCGCCGACGCTCAAGTCAAAATCGCAGCACAAACCTGCCCTGGGAGACTTGTCAAGCTCTCTCGCATCCCGCAAGaacgccgtggccgctgcGGACCTGGACCCCAGTGTCTACGAGTACGACTCTGTCTACGACTCGCTCAAACCCCAGAAGCAGACCACCAAAGAGGACGTCGAGCGGAAACCCAAGTACATGAAGAGCTTGCTGCAAGCCGCCGAAGTGCGAAAACGCGACGCGCTCATTGCTGAGGAAAAGAAGATCGCGCGCGAGCgtgaggccgagggcgacgagttCGCTGACAAGGAAAAGTTCGTCACCGAGGCATacaagaagcagcaggaggagaacCGGCGgctggaagaggaggagaaccggcgcgaagaggccgaggcaAAGAAAAACGAGGGAGGCGGCATGTCTGCGTTTTATAGGAAGATGCTCgaccgcggcgaggagcggcacGCACAGGTGGTCAAGGCCGCGGAAGAGCGGGCGAAGTCGGGTCAAAACGCATCCGAGACTACCAACGACaaccaagaagaagacgaggatgatgaaAGGACGCAGGCAAGGCTGGCGCGGGAATTGAACGAGAAAGGCGCGGGCATCGCGGTCAACGAGGACGGTCAAGTCGTCGATAagcggcagctcctccagggTGGTCTCAACGTCGGCGTGAAGAGGAAGGAGGCGGTGCAGAAAGAGAACGCTAGGCGCGGGCCCCGAGACGGTGACCAGCGATACGCTCACAGCGGGCATGCCGCCAATAGGAAGCAGGCAATGCGGGAGCGGCAGTCACGCAtgctggaggagcagctggagcAGACAATGAAGCGCACGCGGGAGAGTGGAGACGCACAGAGAGTCGAGATGGAGCGGGCGAATAAGAGCCGCAAGACGGAGGGCGAGATCTCAAGCGCAAAGGAAAGATATCTCGCCCGCAAGAGGGCCGCGGAGGAGGCCAAGAACAAGGGCGTGGCCGAGAAGAATTAGATACCCAGCATCGAgccgcgatggcgacgattcATGTTATATATCAAGTGTTGTGTGTCCAAATTGCCATGTTGCTGTATGGAACCGTTCAGATCACCCCCCTCGGGCCCCCTTGTTGTGTGTCCTTCACACTCTCGTTCTGCCATGATGGTCCATTTCCAACCATGCCCTGCAGCATTGATGCCATTTCTATGAGGGAAGGTCCCGCGCACAGTAATAGTATGTGTGTAAGTTCGGTTTTAACGCGATGAACGTCCTTCGATTGGGCGCATCGTTGGTGGTCCAGCTTCTACTGGTTGCCCTGCTCCTGTCGTATCCGGTTGATGTAGGCCGCGTTGACATGGTTCCACGCTGCCATGTACTTCTCCATGCACGTCGTCATGCACGTCTGCTCGCCGCTGGAGAGAGAGCTGCCGGGCTTGGGAACACACTTTTCGAAGCAGTTCTCCTGGACTTTCTAGAAACGCAGAGTCGTCAGCCTCTATCCTTGCTGGCCCATTTCTACCGAGCCGCTGCATGGCTGGCACGGCGACATACCTCGATGAGGACCCGGGCGTTGGCGAGGttcgcctcggcgaggactTGGTTCATCAACGACTTCTTGACAGAGCTGGAATCCATTGCTGCAGCGCGATGTGTCGGAGAGGCGGCTCGTGGGCTGTAGCGTTTTGGGAAACGGActtgttgtgtgtgtgtgtgtgcagaCTCTCGGAGATTCTGAATGCCTTGTATACAGACAAGGCTATGTTGGTGTGGCTTGCGCGTGAAAACTTGGATTACGTCGGTGTGAGTTGCGTTGGAAGAGCTGCCGAGAGATGAGGTgtggcggtgctggcgcgggcgccaCTCGAGTCTGCTCGCTCCACACATGTCCAGGTCCACCCCGTTCCTttggcagccagccatgcaGCTCAGGCGGCGCTACAGCCCTCCTGGGCAAGAGGACAGCTGTGCTAGCTGGTGATACCCTGTCTTTGGCCACACCGCGGCTCCTCGCCTCCGACCAAGACCACTTCCCTTCTAGCCTTCGTCCCCCGTTTGCACTGTTGAGTGAGCCGAGCTGCGGCATCGAGGCAGGACCATTTTGCcgagccctcgccgcgcttTTCTTTGTCT belongs to Purpureocillium takamizusanense chromosome 1, complete sequence and includes:
- a CDS encoding uncharacterized protein (COG:S~EggNog:ENOG503NZ9C), which gives rise to MSKPGLSFGLNVRNKKPGAPKPVPARKPMFAGDDDSDDDNANSAAAVQELGGDFNLGSASAHTSRKSHKPSSTLPTNPPTLKSKSQHKPALGDLSSSLASRKNAVAAADLDPSVYEYDSVYDSLKPQKQTTKEDVERKPKYMKSLLQAAEVRKRDALIAEEKKIAREREAEGDEFADKEKFVTEAYKKQQEENRRLEEEENRREEAEAKKNEGGGMSAFYRKMLDRGEERHAQVVKAAEERAKSGQNASETTNDNQEEDEDDERTQARLARELNEKGAGIAVNEDGQVVDKRQLLQGGLNVGVKRKEAVQKENARRGPRDGDQRYAHSGHAANRKQAMRERQSRMLEEQLEQTMKRTRESGDAQRVEMERANKSRKTEGEISSAKERYLARKRAAEEAKNKGVAEKN
- a CDS encoding uncharacterized protein (EggNog:ENOG503P1MZ), producing the protein MESCSTCAIILPQTLSPAANKALPQDRRVECCGRIICGKCVQDNPRFARYCPYCQVSTAPSPLPQRLKDPPSYTSIPSTRATTTEASSAPPPYTPTATSGTPELHEKTALAGDPEKSEAAAQDTLHFLDHEHDSIATLSLKYDVPAAALRRTNNITSDHLLVGRKTVLIPAEYYRAGVSLSPRPVDGEDEELRKSKIRRFMTSCKVSDYDVALLYLEQSAYDLGASIEAFFDDEAWEKSHPMQRLGKVGSAKNVAKNCDTFRRRP
- the TIM13 gene encoding protein translocase subunit (EggNog:ENOG503P6U7~COG:U~BUSCO:EOG09265PJ3) yields the protein MDSSSVKKSLMNQVLAEANLANARVLIEKVQENCFEKCVPKPGSSLSSGEQTCMTTCMEKYMAAWNHVNAAYINRIRQEQGNQ